One part of the Novipirellula aureliae genome encodes these proteins:
- a CDS encoding OB-fold-containig protein — protein sequence MLSTPLCVAGLVFHSFVNASMNFADSITDPVNNMFVGPIWPASILVCLLIAYTALAMIGLLDFGFDVPEVDLDPGLDPGLDLDSVVEWDFWHGIGAVSARWTNFGRVPVIVWGGIFATIFWSVSFLLWHGFDSNRYEPAVGASVLLSIRNVVIAVAGTKLATGPLVGTFAKGPAYDENHLMGATCEVTTTEATPEFGQAKFRAEAAPLLLNIRTDGPTIPKGTEVWIIGFDKRKRIYKVSLQPSEQSS from the coding sequence ATGCTGAGTACACCCCTCTGCGTGGCGGGGCTCGTTTTCCATTCATTTGTCAATGCATCCATGAACTTCGCGGATTCGATTACCGATCCGGTCAACAACATGTTCGTCGGTCCGATTTGGCCCGCATCGATCTTGGTGTGCTTGTTGATCGCCTACACCGCATTGGCGATGATAGGTTTGTTGGATTTCGGGTTTGATGTCCCCGAGGTCGATCTCGATCCTGGTTTGGATCCTGGTTTGGATCTTGATTCGGTGGTCGAATGGGATTTTTGGCACGGTATCGGAGCGGTTTCAGCTCGCTGGACCAACTTTGGCCGCGTTCCGGTTATCGTTTGGGGCGGCATCTTTGCAACGATATTTTGGTCGGTGTCTTTCCTGTTGTGGCATGGCTTCGATTCAAATCGCTATGAGCCGGCGGTAGGGGCCAGTGTCCTGCTTTCCATTCGCAACGTCGTGATTGCGGTTGCGGGAACGAAATTAGCCACCGGGCCGCTTGTCGGAACATTTGCCAAAGGTCCAGCATACGACGAGAACCATTTAATGGGTGCCACGTGTGAGGTGACGACCACGGAAGCAACCCCTGAATTCGGCCAAGCGAAGTTTCGCGCCGAGGCCGCACCACTACTTTTAAACATTCGTACTGATGGTCCGACGATCCCCAAGGGGACCGAGGTTTGGATCATCGGATTTGACAAACGGAAACGCATCTACAAAGTCTCTCTTCAACCTTCGGAGCAATCATCGTGA
- a CDS encoding peptide chain release factor family protein has product MDSESSEPKKTLPMDVLTIAGVHPAVQSPKDLLEQCELRTQRRSGPGGQHRNKTSSGVFLIHRPSQIVGEATERRSQADNRRIALKRLRFRLAIEIRSQPKLDTPTDPIEASLRDRYRQILKRMNDNNEDKPAVLALLLNDLYTAGGQTRFVAKEWGTSTTSLVNFVRSVPAAFAWLNRLRDHQGMKPLK; this is encoded by the coding sequence GTGGATAGCGAATCGAGCGAACCGAAGAAGACGTTGCCAATGGACGTTCTCACGATAGCTGGCGTGCATCCGGCGGTACAATCGCCAAAGGATTTACTTGAGCAGTGTGAACTGAGAACTCAGCGGCGTAGCGGACCAGGCGGGCAACATCGAAACAAAACCAGCTCTGGCGTGTTTTTGATACACCGTCCCTCGCAAATCGTTGGCGAGGCGACCGAGCGACGTAGTCAAGCGGACAATCGTCGCATCGCGTTAAAGCGGCTTCGTTTCCGACTGGCAATCGAAATTCGCAGTCAGCCAAAATTGGATACGCCGACTGATCCGATCGAGGCTAGTCTCCGCGATCGGTATCGTCAAATTCTGAAACGAATGAATGATAACAACGAGGACAAACCCGCGGTTTTAGCATTGTTGTTAAACGACTTGTATACTGCGGGCGGACAGACCCGTTTCGTGGCAAAAGAGTGGGGGACGAGCACGACATCACTCGTTAACTTTGTCCGTTCGGTCCCTGCCGCATTCGCATGGCTCAATCGCCTCCGCGATCATCAGGGCATGAAACCGCTAAAGTGA
- a CDS encoding site-2 protease family protein: MADSILPNEIRSVPSVLIRRDLRSVSVQGYARAYRMVIDDVSGKFSRISEHAWQQLHGDRVDPSLSTQAKVADWTCERLESPSNPSKPFNFLAIQIPLGSIDGIARRLAPVSGFLFSPVAILFWMSIIVASIAVLVSRSEAWVASLRLLPVYLRSANAFGIGITFLITKVLHELAHAVMCRRMGAESKSVGVYLFCGVPCPYCDVTDVWRIANPVRRAAVMLAGIYVELIIAASATWVWVLADDPAARMYAMNLILVCGISTVLFNANPLMRYDGYYVLLDAVGSTNLRREAREAFESTIIARIAGKQYQKIRRSDKIAIGLSSYHIASTIYRTTVLFAIAALIVHVANLLHLSVLGIGLVCIVAVRLMAAKTKASISVLQGKGSWMGVSKWRRFAIVSTPAVLLLLILFLPLPRYREVAGIIDAANSSSVFLPPSSQISKIKAEYGDHVAAGDRLALLTDETSRIEITRLEGELRLANMRGELARRDALDRPKVAEQWKTLQAAEESVGALLDKAKKRLAETQVHSPVSGVVIPPQATTPVDEPNQSVWLASFAGTVYDSRQPFCRIATNEERQAMFWLDAKDQRWVTRGTAIRVRIDYGQREWVDTKIESVSQMSEDRTSVTRDAVYRVICPLPTLPHEPLLDSIGRSCVGVVKLPSRSLAADFVNMLSEFVSGG; this comes from the coding sequence CCGTTCTCATTCGAAGGGATCTGCGTAGCGTATCCGTTCAAGGCTACGCCCGAGCTTATCGAATGGTAATCGATGACGTTAGCGGGAAATTTTCCAGGATAAGCGAGCACGCATGGCAACAACTTCACGGTGACCGCGTCGACCCGTCCTTGTCGACTCAAGCCAAAGTGGCGGATTGGACCTGCGAGCGACTCGAGTCTCCATCCAATCCATCCAAGCCGTTTAACTTTTTAGCGATTCAGATTCCGCTAGGCAGTATTGACGGCATCGCAAGACGACTCGCTCCGGTTAGCGGATTCCTTTTCTCACCGGTCGCGATTCTATTTTGGATGTCAATCATTGTCGCTTCGATAGCGGTACTGGTAAGTCGATCGGAAGCGTGGGTCGCGTCTCTTCGCTTGTTGCCTGTGTACCTTCGCAGTGCAAATGCGTTTGGGATCGGCATCACTTTTTTGATCACAAAAGTCCTCCACGAATTGGCGCATGCGGTCATGTGTCGACGGATGGGTGCGGAGAGTAAATCGGTAGGTGTCTATCTGTTTTGCGGCGTTCCATGCCCCTATTGCGACGTGACCGATGTTTGGCGAATTGCGAACCCGGTGCGGCGTGCGGCAGTCATGTTGGCTGGCATCTATGTCGAATTGATTATTGCGGCTTCCGCAACCTGGGTTTGGGTATTAGCGGATGATCCGGCGGCACGAATGTATGCGATGAATCTAATCTTGGTTTGTGGCATCAGCACCGTGCTGTTCAATGCCAATCCGCTCATGCGATATGACGGTTACTATGTGTTGTTGGATGCCGTCGGTAGTACGAATTTGCGTCGCGAAGCGCGTGAAGCGTTCGAGTCGACGATCATTGCGAGGATTGCGGGAAAACAGTACCAGAAAATCCGCCGCTCAGATAAAATAGCGATTGGGTTGTCGAGCTATCACATCGCATCGACGATCTATCGAACGACCGTTCTATTCGCTATTGCCGCGTTGATCGTTCATGTCGCCAATTTGCTTCATTTGAGCGTATTAGGAATCGGCTTGGTTTGTATCGTAGCGGTACGGTTGATGGCGGCAAAAACAAAGGCTTCTATTAGTGTCTTGCAAGGAAAGGGGAGTTGGATGGGTGTATCGAAGTGGCGCCGTTTTGCGATCGTATCGACCCCCGCCGTTTTGCTATTGTTGATTTTGTTTCTACCATTACCGCGTTATCGCGAAGTAGCAGGAATCATTGATGCGGCAAACTCCTCGAGCGTCTTTTTACCACCCTCAAGCCAAATTTCAAAAATCAAAGCGGAATACGGTGACCATGTAGCCGCCGGAGACCGATTGGCGCTACTAACCGATGAAACGTCGCGAATCGAGATTACTCGACTCGAGGGCGAATTGCGATTGGCGAATATGCGGGGCGAGCTGGCACGTCGCGATGCACTCGATCGGCCCAAGGTCGCCGAACAGTGGAAGACACTACAAGCTGCCGAAGAGTCCGTCGGGGCGTTACTCGACAAAGCGAAAAAACGATTGGCAGAAACTCAGGTGCATTCGCCGGTATCTGGAGTCGTCATACCGCCTCAAGCAACCACACCGGTTGACGAACCGAATCAGAGCGTATGGTTGGCCAGTTTCGCAGGTACGGTCTATGATTCACGCCAACCGTTTTGCCGAATCGCAACGAACGAAGAGCGTCAAGCGATGTTTTGGCTCGATGCCAAAGACCAACGCTGGGTGACGCGCGGTACCGCGATTCGAGTGAGAATCGATTACGGTCAACGTGAATGGGTCGATACGAAAATCGAATCGGTTTCCCAAATGAGCGAGGATCGAACGAGCGTCACTCGCGATGCCGTCTATCGAGTGATATGTCCGCTGCCAACTCTTCCGCATGAACCATTGCTCGATTCGATCGGGCGTTCTTGCGTTGGAGTGGTGAAATTGCCTTCACGCAGTTTGGCAGCCGATTTCGTGAATATGCTAAGCGAGTTTGTGAGTGGTGGATAG